The following are encoded together in the Salmonella enterica subsp. enterica serovar Choleraesuis genome:
- a CDS encoding gluconate transporter has product MLLLLFLVMKARMHAFVALMVVSIGAGLFSGMPLDKIATTMEKGMGGTLGFLAVVVALGSMFGKILHETGAVDQIALKMLKSFGHSRAHYAIGLAGLVCALPLFFEVAVVLLISVAFSMARHTGTNLVKLVIPLFAGVAAAAAFLVPGPAPMLLASQLHADFGWMILFGLCAAIPGMLIAGPLFGNFISRFVQLEVPDNITEPHLGEGKLPSFGFSMALILLPLVLVGLKTIAAPFTVQGSRLYEWLEFIGHPFTAILVACLVAIYGLAMRQGMAKERVMEICGQALQPAGIILLVIGAGGVFKQVLVDSGVGSALGGALTGMGLPIALTCFILTAAVRIIQGSATVACLTTVGLIMPVIEPLHYSGAQMAALAICIGGGSIVVSHVNDAGFWLFGRFTGASEAETLKSWTLMETILGTVGAIVGSIAFVLVS; this is encoded by the coding sequence GTGCTGTTACTGCTGTTCCTGGTCATGAAGGCGCGTATGCACGCCTTCGTAGCGCTGATGGTGGTTTCCATCGGCGCGGGCCTGTTCTCCGGTATGCCGCTCGATAAAATAGCTACTACCATGGAAAAAGGGATGGGCGGTACGCTCGGCTTCCTTGCGGTGGTAGTCGCCCTTGGTTCGATGTTCGGTAAGATCCTTCACGAGACCGGGGCCGTCGACCAGATAGCCCTGAAAATGCTTAAGTCATTCGGTCACAGCCGGGCGCACTATGCAATCGGTCTGGCGGGTCTGGTCTGTGCTCTGCCGCTGTTCTTCGAAGTTGCCGTTGTGCTGCTGATTAGCGTTGCCTTCTCTATGGCTCGCCATACCGGCACTAACCTCGTGAAACTGGTTATTCCACTGTTTGCGGGCGTTGCGGCTGCGGCTGCCTTCCTGGTACCTGGCCCTGCGCCAATGCTTCTGGCATCCCAGCTGCATGCTGACTTCGGCTGGATGATTCTGTTCGGTCTGTGCGCTGCTATCCCTGGTATGCTGATTGCGGGTCCGCTGTTTGGTAACTTCATCAGCCGTTTCGTGCAGCTGGAAGTGCCTGACAACATTACTGAGCCGCACCTGGGCGAGGGTAAACTGCCTTCTTTCGGATTCAGCATGGCATTGATTCTGCTGCCTCTGGTTCTGGTTGGCCTGAAAACTATCGCTGCACCGTTTACCGTCCAGGGTTCCCGTCTGTATGAGTGGCTGGAGTTCATCGGTCATCCATTCACCGCGATTCTGGTTGCCTGTCTGGTCGCTATCTATGGCCTGGCCATGCGTCAGGGTATGGCGAAAGAGCGTGTAATGGAAATCTGTGGCCAGGCGCTGCAACCTGCCGGGATTATCCTGCTGGTTATCGGTGCTGGTGGTGTGTTCAAACAGGTTCTGGTTGATTCCGGCGTAGGTTCCGCTCTTGGCGGCGCGCTGACCGGTATGGGGCTGCCAATTGCACTGACCTGCTTCATCCTGACTGCTGCGGTTCGTATCATTCAGGGTTCTGCAACCGTAGCCTGCCTGACCACCGTTGGTCTGATTATGCCGGTTATTGAGCCACTGCATTATAGCGGCGCTCAAATGGCTGCTCTGGCTATCTGCATTGGTGGTGGTTCCATCGTAGTGAGCCACGTGAATGATGCTGGTTTCTGGCTGTTTGGCCGCTTTACGGGTGCCAGTGAAGCCGAAACTCTGAAAAGCTGGACGCTGATGGAAACTATCCTCGGCACCGTTGGCGCTATTGTTGGTTCTATCGCATTTGTTCTGGTTTCTTAA
- the glgX gene encoding glycogen debranching enzyme → MTQLRTGKPAPLGSHYDGKGVNFTLFSAHAEKVELCLFDAEGNEVRHELPGRTGDIWHGYFPGLRAGQRYGYRVHGPWQPEAGLRFNACKLLIDPCARQLEGFLGDDPRLHGGHEEPCSRDSAAVVPKSIVVHENYDWEDDTAPRIPWGETVIYEAHTRGLTLRHPELPEEIRGTYRALGHPVMIDYFQRLGITSLELLPVAHFASEPRLIRLGLTNYWGYNPLALYAVEPRYATGCQASRARDEFRDAVKALHRAGIEVILDIVLNHTAETDLDGPTLSLRGIDNRSYYWLQDNGDYHNWTGCGNTLNLNAPGGMNLALDCLRYWVESCHVDGFRFDLASVMGRTPEFRQDAPLFEAMRNDPVLRDVKLIAEPWDIGPGGYQVGNFPAPFAEWNDHFRDDMRKFWLQQSLSLGAFANRFSASGDVFRRGGRAPSASINLITAHDGFTLNDCVCFNHKHNEANGEDNRDGTDNNLSNNHGYEGLGGNLDTVERRRSSVHALLTSLLLSQGTPMLLAGDEHGHSQHGNNNAYCQDNALTWLDWEHGNKGLTNFTAALIHLRRTIPALTQDGWWEEADGNVRWLNQHGEPLTAAEWQTGAQRLQIELSGHWLVALNATSEVSEILLPAGEWRAVPPFAGHDNPVTMAVWHGPAHGVCVFHKL, encoded by the coding sequence ATGACCCAACTCCGCACAGGGAAACCTGCGCCGCTGGGCAGTCACTATGACGGCAAAGGCGTCAATTTCACGCTCTTCTCGGCGCATGCCGAGAAGGTGGAATTATGTCTGTTTGACGCTGAAGGCAACGAAGTGCGCCACGAGCTACCGGGGCGCACCGGAGATATCTGGCACGGTTACTTCCCAGGCCTGCGGGCGGGGCAGCGCTACGGATATCGGGTGCATGGGCCATGGCAGCCTGAGGCCGGGCTGCGTTTTAACGCCTGCAAGCTCCTGATTGACCCTTGCGCCCGTCAGCTGGAGGGGTTCCTTGGCGATGACCCGCGTCTTCACGGTGGTCATGAAGAACCATGCAGCCGCGATAGCGCGGCTGTAGTACCGAAGTCTATTGTGGTTCATGAGAATTACGACTGGGAAGATGATACCGCACCTCGCATTCCCTGGGGCGAAACGGTGATTTATGAAGCACATACCCGCGGATTGACCCTGCGCCATCCCGAACTGCCGGAAGAGATTCGCGGTACTTATCGGGCGCTGGGGCATCCGGTGATGATTGACTATTTCCAGCGCCTGGGGATTACCAGCCTTGAGCTGTTGCCGGTGGCCCATTTCGCCAGCGAGCCACGCCTGATTCGACTGGGGCTGACTAATTACTGGGGTTACAACCCGCTGGCACTTTATGCCGTAGAGCCGCGTTATGCGACCGGGTGCCAGGCTTCCAGAGCACGCGATGAATTCCGGGATGCGGTAAAAGCGCTGCACCGGGCGGGAATTGAAGTCATTCTCGATATTGTGCTGAATCATACGGCAGAGACCGATCTAGACGGGCCGACTCTCTCCCTGCGCGGAATCGACAACCGCAGCTATTATTGGTTACAGGACAATGGCGATTACCACAACTGGACAGGTTGCGGTAATACGCTAAACCTCAACGCCCCGGGCGGTATGAACCTGGCGTTGGATTGCCTGCGCTATTGGGTAGAGAGCTGCCACGTCGATGGTTTCCGCTTTGATCTGGCGTCGGTGATGGGGCGTACACCGGAGTTCCGCCAGGATGCACCGCTATTTGAAGCGATGCGTAACGATCCGGTACTGCGCGATGTGAAGCTTATCGCAGAACCATGGGATATCGGCCCTGGCGGATATCAGGTTGGCAATTTTCCAGCACCGTTCGCGGAATGGAATGACCATTTCCGCGATGATATGCGCAAATTCTGGCTACAGCAGAGCCTGTCGCTGGGAGCGTTTGCCAATCGTTTTTCTGCCTCTGGCGACGTTTTTCGTCGCGGCGGTCGGGCACCTTCCGCCAGCATAAATCTGATTACCGCCCATGACGGCTTCACATTGAATGATTGCGTGTGTTTTAACCATAAACACAACGAAGCTAACGGTGAAGATAACCGTGATGGTACGGATAACAATCTTAGCAACAACCACGGCTACGAAGGGCTGGGTGGCAATCTGGACACCGTTGAGCGCAGGCGCTCAAGTGTGCATGCGCTGCTTACTTCGCTGCTGCTATCCCAGGGCACGCCGATGCTGCTGGCCGGCGATGAACATGGCCACAGCCAGCATGGGAATAATAATGCCTATTGCCAGGACAATGCGTTGACCTGGCTCGACTGGGAGCATGGCAATAAAGGATTAACGAATTTTACGGCCGCATTGATTCATCTGCGTCGCACTATTCCAGCCCTGACACAGGACGGATGGTGGGAAGAAGCCGATGGCAATGTTCGCTGGTTAAACCAGCATGGAGAGCCGCTTACAGCAGCCGAATGGCAAACCGGTGCGCAGCGCTTACAAATTGAGCTGTCCGGGCATTGGTTAGTGGCTCTCAATGCAACCTCAGAAGTTAGTGAAATCTTATTACCCGCAGGGGAATGGCGCGCCGTACCGCCGTTTGCCGGACACGATAATCCGGTCACGATGGCGGTCTGGCATGGGCCAGCACACGGAGTGTGCGTATTCCACAAGTTATAA
- the yhgN gene encoding UPF0056 inner membrane protein YhgN, whose product MNEIVSAAVLLILIMDPLGNLPIFMSVLKHTEPKRRRAIMIRELLIALGIMLVFLFAGEKILNFLNLRTESVSMSGGIILFLIAIRMIFPSQSGGQSNLPVGEEPFIVPLAIPLIAGPTLLATLMLLSHQHQEHMGRLVIALLLAWGGTVAVLLQSSLFLRLLGKKGVNAMERLMGLVLVMLATQMFLDGLKVWIHGL is encoded by the coding sequence ATGAATGAAATTGTTTCCGCGGCTGTTTTGTTGATCTTGATTATGGATCCGTTAGGAAACCTGCCGATATTTATGTCGGTACTAAAACACACCGAACCAAAACGCCGCCGGGCCATCATGATTAGGGAGCTACTGATAGCTCTGGGTATCATGCTGGTGTTCCTGTTTGCCGGTGAGAAAATCCTAAACTTTCTCAATCTGCGCACCGAATCGGTCTCAATGTCAGGCGGGATTATCCTGTTTCTGATAGCTATCCGGATGATATTTCCCAGCCAAAGCGGTGGGCAGTCCAACCTCCCGGTGGGTGAAGAGCCTTTTATCGTGCCGCTGGCCATTCCGTTAATCGCCGGGCCGACTCTGCTTGCTACCCTGATGCTGTTATCACATCAACACCAGGAACACATGGGCCGGCTGGTTATTGCCTTATTGCTGGCCTGGGGCGGTACCGTTGCCGTTCTGCTGCAATCGTCGCTATTCCTGCGACTGCTGGGCAAGAAAGGGGTTAACGCCATGGAGCGTCTTATGGGCCTGGTGCTGGTGATGCTGGCCACCCAGATGTTCCTCGACGGCCTTAAAGTTTGGATACACGGTTTATAG
- the glgB gene encoding 1,4-alpha-glucan branching enzyme GlgB: MSVRPEKDVINALFAGHFADPFSVLGMHQSEAGLEVRALLPDATDVWVIDLKTGRKVSQLVCLDSRGFFSGPIKRRKNPFRYQLAVTWHGQQNLIDDPYRFGPLLQELDSWLLSEGTHLRPYETLGAHPDTLDGVTGTRFSVWAPNAQRVSVVGQFNYWDGRRHPMRLRAESGIWELFVPGAHAGQLYKFELIDNKGELRIKADPYAFESEMRPDTASLICGLPEKTKITPERAAANGMDAPISIYEVHLGSWRRHTDNNFWLSYRELADQLIPYVKSMGFTHLELLPVNEHPFDGSWGYQPTNIYAPTRRFGTRDEFIYFINAAHAAGLSVILDWVPGHFPEDDFSLARFDGTSLYEHEDPREGFHQDWNTLIYNYGRREVSNYLVGNALYWMERFGIDALRVDAVASMIYRDYSRKNGEWVPNQHGGRENLEAIEFLRSTNRIIGEQMNGAVTMAEESTDFAGVSRPPSMGGLGFWFKWNLGWMHDTLDYMKLDPVYRQYHHDKMTFGMLYNYTENFVLPLSHDEVVHGKKSILDRMPGDAWQKFANLRAYYAWMWAFPGKKLLFMGNEFAQGREWNHDSSLDWHLLEGGDNWHNGVQRLVRDLNHTYRHHKALHQLDFDPYGFEWLVVEDKANSVFVFVRRDKEGNEVIVASNFTPVPRHDYRFGINQPGRWREELNSDSMHYHGSNAGNGGIIESQEIESHGRAHSLSITLPPLSTIWLVREAE; the protein is encoded by the coding sequence ATGTCTGTTCGTCCAGAAAAAGACGTGATAAATGCGCTATTCGCCGGCCATTTTGCCGATCCATTTTCGGTGCTGGGGATGCACCAATCAGAAGCAGGCCTTGAGGTTCGGGCATTGCTGCCAGACGCAACTGACGTCTGGGTTATCGATCTTAAGACCGGTCGTAAAGTTTCGCAGCTAGTCTGCCTAGACTCGCGCGGTTTTTTTAGCGGGCCCATCAAACGCCGGAAAAATCCGTTTCGTTACCAGCTTGCGGTGACCTGGCATGGCCAGCAAAACCTTATCGACGATCCTTACCGTTTTGGCCCGTTGCTTCAGGAGCTGGATAGCTGGCTGCTGTCGGAAGGCACCCACCTGCGTCCTTATGAAACTTTGGGCGCGCATCCAGATACGCTCGATGGCGTAACCGGTACGCGGTTTAGCGTCTGGGCACCTAACGCACAGCGCGTTTCCGTCGTGGGTCAGTTTAACTATTGGGATGGTCGCCGCCATCCGATGCGCCTGCGCGCTGAAAGCGGTATCTGGGAACTGTTTGTTCCGGGAGCCCACGCCGGGCAGCTGTATAAATTTGAACTGATTGATAACAAAGGCGAGCTGCGGATTAAAGCTGACCCGTATGCCTTTGAGTCTGAAATGCGTCCGGATACGGCGTCGCTTATTTGCGGCCTGCCAGAAAAAACCAAAATCACTCCGGAGCGTGCGGCTGCCAATGGTATGGATGCCCCCATCTCTATTTATGAGGTGCATCTTGGTTCATGGCGTCGCCATACCGACAACAATTTCTGGCTGAGCTATCGCGAACTGGCCGATCAGCTGATCCCGTATGTGAAAAGCATGGGCTTTACCCATCTCGAACTGTTGCCGGTTAACGAGCATCCGTTTGATGGCAGCTGGGGCTACCAGCCAACCAATATTTACGCACCAACCCGTCGTTTCGGCACGCGTGATGAGTTTATCTACTTCATCAATGCGGCCCATGCGGCCGGCCTGAGCGTGATTCTGGACTGGGTACCGGGCCATTTCCCGGAGGATGACTTCAGCCTGGCGCGTTTCGACGGCACTTCGTTGTATGAGCACGAAGACCCGCGCGAAGGTTTCCACCAGGACTGGAACACGCTTATCTACAACTATGGCCGCCGGGAAGTGAGCAACTATCTGGTCGGTAACGCTTTGTACTGGATGGAACGCTTTGGTATCGATGCGCTGCGTGTCGATGCGGTCGCTTCGATGATTTACCGCGACTACAGCCGTAAAAATGGCGAGTGGGTTCCTAACCAGCACGGCGGGCGCGAAAACCTTGAGGCCATTGAATTCCTGCGTAGCACTAACCGAATTATCGGCGAGCAGATGAATGGTGCCGTGACGATGGCGGAAGAGTCTACCGACTTTGCCGGGGTGTCACGTCCACCGTCAATGGGCGGTTTGGGATTCTGGTTCAAATGGAATCTGGGCTGGATGCACGACACGCTGGATTATATGAAGCTGGATCCGGTTTATCGCCAGTACCACCACGACAAAATGACCTTCGGTATGCTTTATAACTATACCGAGAACTTTGTACTGCCTCTGTCTCACGATGAAGTGGTGCATGGTAAGAAATCTATCCTCGACCGCATGCCGGGCGATGCTTGGCAGAAGTTTGCCAACCTTCGCGCTTATTACGCCTGGATGTGGGCCTTCCCTGGTAAGAAGCTGCTGTTTATGGGCAATGAGTTTGCTCAGGGGCGCGAGTGGAACCATGACAGCAGCCTGGACTGGCATCTGCTGGAAGGTGGCGATAACTGGCATAACGGCGTTCAGCGTCTGGTGCGCGATTTGAACCATACTTATCGTCACCACAAAGCTTTGCATCAGTTGGATTTCGATCCATACGGCTTTGAGTGGCTGGTAGTAGAAGATAAAGCGAACTCGGTGTTTGTCTTTGTCCGTCGCGATAAAGAAGGCAATGAAGTAATTGTTGCCAGCAACTTTACCCCGGTACCTCGTCACGATTACCGCTTTGGCATCAATCAGCCTGGCCGCTGGCGCGAGGAGTTGAATAGCGACTCTATGCACTACCACGGTAGTAATGCGGGTAACGGCGGCATTATTGAAAGCCAGGAAATTGAAAGCCATGGCCGCGCGCATTCTCTGTCTATCACGCTGCCGCCTTTATCTACCATTTGGCTGGTTCGGGAGGCTGAATGA
- the asd gene encoding aspartate-semialdehyde dehydrogenase: MKNVGFIGWRGMVGSVLMQRMVEERDFDAIRPVFFSTSQHGQEAPRVGGQNSGVLQDAYDIEALKALDIIVTCQGGDYTNEIYPKLRQSGWQGYWIDAASSLRMADDAVIILDPVNQHVISNALERGVKTFVGGNCTVSLMLMSLGGLFAENLVEWVSVATYQAASGGGARHMRELLAQMGLLHNHVAKELQDPASAILDIERKVTEMTRSGVLPTDNFGVPLAGSLIPWIDKQLDNGQSREEWKGQAETNKILNNQQPIPVDGLCVRVGALRCHSQAFTIKLKKDVALPTIEQLLAGHNEWAKVVPNDRELTMRELTPAAVTGTLTTPVGRLRKLNMGPEYLSAFTVGDQLLWGAAEPLRRMLRQLA; this comes from the coding sequence ATGAAAAATGTTGGTTTCATCGGCTGGCGCGGGATGGTCGGCTCCGTACTCATGCAACGCATGGTTGAAGAGCGCGACTTCGACGCCATTCGCCCGGTCTTTTTCTCAACCTCACAGCACGGCCAGGAAGCGCCGCGTGTGGGAGGCCAGAATTCCGGCGTACTTCAGGACGCTTATGATATTGAGGCACTCAAAGCGCTCGATATCATCGTGACCTGTCAGGGCGGTGATTATACCAATGAAATCTATCCAAAGCTGCGACAAAGCGGCTGGCAGGGTTACTGGATTGACGCTGCTTCCTCACTGCGCATGGCAGATGATGCGGTTATCATCCTCGATCCTGTTAATCAGCATGTTATTTCCAACGCGCTTGAGCGCGGTGTGAAAACATTTGTTGGCGGCAACTGTACCGTCAGCCTGATGTTGATGTCTCTTGGCGGCCTGTTCGCTGAGAATTTGGTGGAGTGGGTGTCGGTTGCCACCTATCAGGCCGCCTCCGGTGGCGGTGCGCGCCATATGCGCGAACTGTTGGCGCAGATGGGCCTGCTGCATAACCACGTGGCTAAAGAGCTACAGGATCCGGCTTCCGCTATCCTTGATATCGAACGCAAGGTAACGGAAATGACCCGCAGCGGTGTACTGCCGACCGATAACTTCGGCGTACCGCTAGCTGGCAGCCTGATTCCGTGGATTGATAAACAGCTTGATAACGGCCAGAGCCGCGAAGAGTGGAAAGGCCAGGCTGAAACCAACAAGATTTTGAATAACCAGCAGCCAATCCCAGTTGACGGGCTGTGTGTGCGGGTAGGGGCGCTGCGCTGCCATAGCCAGGCTTTTACTATCAAACTTAAGAAAGATGTGGCACTGCCAACTATCGAGCAGCTGCTGGCTGGACACAATGAGTGGGCAAAAGTCGTACCTAACGATCGCGAGCTGACGATGCGTGAACTGACGCCAGCGGCGGTCACCGGTACGTTGACCACACCGGTCGGGCGACTGCGTAAACTGAATATGGGGCCGGAATATCTTTCCGCCTTTACGGTAGGTGACCAGCTACTGTGGGGCGCAGCGGAGCCGCTGCGTCGTATGCTGCGTCAACTTGCCTGA
- the glgC gene encoding glucose-1-phosphate adenylyltransferase, whose amino-acid sequence MVRLDKNDSLMLARQLPLKSVALILAGGRGTRLKDLTTTRAKPAVHFGGKFRIIDFALSNCINSGIRRVGVITQYQSHTLVQHIQRGWSFFSEEMNEFVDLLPAQQRVHGENWYRGTADAVTQNLDIIRRYKAEYVVILAGDHIYKQDYSRMLLDHAEKGARCTVACLPVPVEEASAFGVMAVDENEKIIDFVEKPSNPPTMPGDSTRSLASMGIYIFNADYLYQLLEEDDKDETSSHDFGKDIIPKITRAGHAYAHPFPLSCVQSDPDAEPYWRDVGTLEAYWKANLDLASVTPELDMYDQSWPIRTHMESLPPAKFVQDRSGSHGMTLNSLVSGGCIISGSVVVQSVLFPRVRINSFCNIDSAVLLPDVKVGRSCRLRRCIIDRACEIPEGMIIGENAEDDARRFYRSEEGIVLVTREMLAKLQG is encoded by the coding sequence ATGGTTAGGTTAGATAAGAACGATTCTCTGATGTTGGCGCGTCAGTTGCCTTTGAAGTCCGTAGCGCTGATTCTGGCGGGGGGCCGCGGCACCCGTCTGAAAGATTTGACCACTACCAGAGCTAAGCCTGCCGTCCATTTTGGCGGTAAGTTCCGCATTATCGATTTTGCATTATCCAACTGCATCAACTCAGGCATTCGCCGGGTTGGCGTAATTACTCAGTACCAGTCACATACTCTGGTGCAACACATTCAGCGCGGCTGGTCTTTCTTCAGCGAAGAGATGAATGAATTTGTTGACCTGTTGCCAGCTCAGCAGCGGGTACACGGCGAAAACTGGTATCGTGGCACTGCGGATGCAGTAACTCAGAACCTGGATATTATTCGCCGCTATAAAGCTGAATATGTCGTGATTCTGGCGGGTGACCATATCTATAAGCAGGATTATTCCCGCATGTTGCTGGACCATGCGGAAAAAGGCGCTCGCTGTACCGTAGCCTGTCTGCCGGTGCCGGTTGAAGAAGCTTCAGCCTTTGGCGTCATGGCGGTTGATGAAAATGAAAAGATTATCGACTTTGTAGAAAAGCCGTCTAATCCTCCAACGATGCCGGGTGATTCCACCCGATCGCTGGCCAGTATGGGCATCTATATTTTCAATGCCGACTATCTCTACCAACTGCTGGAAGAAGACGACAAAGATGAGACCTCAAGCCATGATTTCGGCAAAGATATCATCCCGAAAATCACCCGAGCGGGTCACGCTTATGCTCATCCATTCCCGCTTTCTTGCGTGCAGTCCGATCCGGACGCAGAGCCATACTGGCGTGATGTAGGTACTCTGGAAGCCTATTGGAAAGCGAACCTGGATCTGGCATCGGTAACTCCTGAACTGGATATGTATGACCAGAGCTGGCCGATTCGTACCCATATGGAGTCTCTGCCACCGGCTAAATTTGTTCAGGATCGCTCCGGTAGTCACGGTATGACGCTGAACTCGCTGGTTTCAGGCGGCTGCATTATCTCCGGCTCCGTGGTGGTTCAATCGGTTCTGTTCCCACGGGTGCGGATTAATTCATTCTGTAATATCGACTCTGCCGTGTTGCTGCCGGACGTTAAGGTTGGCCGTTCATGCCGCCTGCGCCGCTGCATTATCGACCGCGCGTGTGAAATCCCTGAAGGCATGATTATCGGGGAGAACGCCGAGGATGACGCGCGTCGTTTTTATCGCTCTGAAGAGGGGATTGTGCTGGTGACTCGCGAGATGCTGGCCAAACTTCAGGGTTAA
- the glgA gene encoding glycogen synthase, whose amino-acid sequence MQVLHVCSEMFPLLKTGGLADVIGALPAAQIAAGIDARVLLPAFPDIRRGITDAKVVARRDTFAGQMTLLFGHFNGVGIYLIDAPHLYSRPGSPYHDTNLHAYPDNVQRFALLGWVGAEMACGLDLFWKPDVVHAHDWHAGLAPAYLAARGNPAKSVFTVHNLAYQGMFNGRHLDEIQLPWWSFNMHGLEFHGQISFLKAGLYYADHITAVSPTYAREITEPQFAYGMEGLLRQRHREGRLSGILNGVDEKIWDPASDMLIGTRYTRDTLDEKAENKRQLQIAMGLKVDDKAPLFAVVSRLTSQKGLDMVLEALPGLLEQGGQLALLGAGDPVLQEGFLAAAAEHPGQVGVQIGYHEAFSHRIMGGADVIMVPSRFEPCGLTQLYGLKYGTLPLVRRTGGLADTVSDCSLENLADGIASGFVFEDSNALSLLRAIRRAFVLWSRPSLWRFVQRQAMAMDFSWQVAAQSYRDLYKRLS is encoded by the coding sequence ATGCAGGTTTTACACGTTTGTTCGGAGATGTTCCCGTTACTGAAAACCGGGGGCCTGGCGGATGTGATTGGCGCTTTGCCTGCCGCGCAGATTGCCGCGGGTATCGATGCCCGCGTTCTGTTGCCGGCATTTCCGGATATCAGGCGCGGTATAACCGATGCCAAAGTCGTGGCGCGCCGCGATACTTTCGCCGGGCAGATGACGCTGTTATTTGGGCATTTCAACGGCGTGGGCATCTATCTTATCGATGCCCCGCATCTGTATAGCCGCCCTGGCAGCCCTTACCACGACACCAACCTGCATGCCTATCCCGACAATGTTCAGCGCTTTGCGCTGCTGGGATGGGTTGGCGCGGAAATGGCCTGCGGCCTGGATTTATTCTGGAAGCCAGACGTCGTCCATGCCCATGACTGGCACGCGGGCCTGGCTCCGGCTTACCTGGCCGCGCGCGGGAATCCGGCAAAGTCGGTATTTACCGTCCATAATCTGGCCTACCAGGGAATGTTTAATGGCCGTCACCTGGATGAAATCCAGTTGCCATGGTGGTCATTCAATATGCATGGCCTGGAATTTCATGGGCAAATCTCTTTCCTCAAAGCCGGGCTTTACTACGCTGACCATATTACGGCGGTTAGCCCGACTTATGCGCGTGAGATAACCGAGCCGCAGTTTGCCTACGGCATGGAAGGATTGCTGCGCCAGCGCCACAGAGAGGGCCGGCTATCCGGAATTCTCAACGGCGTTGATGAGAAAATTTGGGACCCGGCCAGCGATATGCTGATCGGCACCCGCTACACCCGCGATACTCTGGACGAGAAGGCTGAGAACAAACGTCAGCTCCAGATAGCGATGGGACTGAAAGTAGACGATAAAGCGCCGCTGTTTGCGGTCGTTAGCCGTCTTACCAGCCAGAAAGGGCTGGATATGGTGCTTGAAGCGCTGCCGGGTCTGTTAGAGCAGGGCGGTCAGCTGGCGCTGCTGGGAGCCGGTGACCCGGTATTGCAGGAAGGTTTCCTGGCCGCAGCCGCTGAGCATCCAGGCCAGGTGGGTGTCCAGATTGGATATCACGAAGCGTTTTCCCATCGGATTATGGGCGGTGCGGACGTCATTATGGTGCCGAGCCGTTTCGAGCCTTGCGGGCTGACTCAGCTCTATGGGCTGAAGTATGGAACGCTGCCATTGGTGCGGCGAACCGGTGGTCTGGCCGACACGGTGTCGGACTGCTCGCTGGAAAATCTGGCGGATGGCATCGCCAGTGGTTTTGTGTTTGAAGATAGTAATGCCCTGTCGCTGCTAAGAGCGATTCGGCGTGCTTTCGTATTGTGGTCCCGCCCGTCGCTATGGCGCTTTGTGCAGCGTCAGGCCATGGCGATGGATTTTAGCTGGCAGGTAGCGGCGCAGTCCTACCGCGACCTTTATAAACGTTTAAGCTGA